A part of Amycolatopsis lurida genomic DNA contains:
- a CDS encoding DeoR/GlpR family DNA-binding transcription regulator has protein sequence MSDEKTAGASAHSRNTRQQLITEYVFKTGSASIAELVELTGVSTMTVHRDVDELARRGLLRKYRGGVSAMPSTVFESNADYRMNVHSEEKMAIAAHAFARVEPGMSILLDDSTSALALAKMLHRVTPLTVATNYLGAIELLKGVPDLRLICIGGDYSATHDSFLGMQSLEAIERINVDATFVSTSAMNTRMTFHQEPEIVMLKRAMLASARMKVLLMDHSKTERTALHRLAPLSDFDVLIVDDGVEEHLAEEMRSQVEVDIAEL, from the coding sequence ATGAGCGATGAGAAGACGGCCGGTGCGAGCGCACACTCTCGTAACACGCGTCAGCAGCTGATCACCGAATACGTCTTCAAGACCGGCTCCGCGAGCATCGCCGAACTGGTGGAACTCACCGGCGTCAGCACCATGACGGTGCACCGCGACGTCGACGAACTGGCCCGTCGCGGCCTGCTGCGGAAGTACCGGGGTGGCGTCTCGGCCATGCCGTCGACCGTCTTCGAAAGCAACGCCGACTACCGGATGAACGTGCATTCGGAGGAGAAGATGGCCATCGCCGCGCACGCGTTCGCCCGCGTCGAACCGGGGATGTCGATCCTGCTCGACGACTCCACGAGCGCCCTCGCGCTGGCGAAGATGCTGCACCGGGTCACCCCGCTCACCGTCGCGACGAACTACCTCGGCGCCATCGAACTGCTCAAAGGCGTCCCCGACCTGCGGCTCATCTGCATCGGTGGCGACTACTCGGCGACCCACGACTCGTTTCTCGGCATGCAGAGCCTCGAGGCGATCGAGCGGATCAACGTCGACGCGACCTTCGTCTCCACCTCGGCGATGAACACGCGGATGACGTTCCACCAGGAGCCGGAGATCGTGATGCTGAAACGCGCGATGCTGGCCAGCGCCCGGATGAAGGTGCTGCTGATGGACCACAGCAAGACCGAACGCACGGCACTGCACCGGCTGGCGCCGTTGAGCGACTTCGACGTCCTGATCGTCGACGACGGGGTGGAAGAACACCTGGCCGAGGAGATGCGAAGCCAGGTGGAAGTGGACATCGCGGAACTCTGA
- a CDS encoding HAD family hydrolase, giving the protein MALAAVVFDLDGVLVDSEHLWEENWVAYAARHHTEWTAEDTASVQGMSAPEWAAYLAKRSGTPESAAEVERAVVDGMIAAIEAGEAPLLPGAGEVVREVSAKVPVALASSAARRVIDAVLGKHGLTGEFSATVSSAEVARGKPSPDVYLEAAARLGRSGEECLGVEDSSNGIRAAAAAGLTVIALPNPVYPPKPDALRLAAEVAENNDDVRRKLLAYLSGELAETSGR; this is encoded by the coding sequence ATGGCACTCGCCGCGGTGGTGTTCGACCTGGACGGTGTCCTCGTCGACAGTGAACACCTTTGGGAGGAGAACTGGGTGGCGTACGCCGCCCGGCACCACACCGAATGGACGGCTGAGGACACCGCGTCCGTGCAGGGGATGAGCGCGCCCGAATGGGCCGCGTACCTCGCGAAGCGGTCCGGCACCCCGGAAAGCGCGGCCGAGGTCGAGCGTGCCGTGGTGGACGGCATGATCGCCGCGATCGAGGCGGGCGAGGCGCCCTTGCTGCCGGGCGCCGGTGAGGTGGTCCGCGAAGTGAGCGCGAAGGTGCCGGTCGCGCTGGCGTCGTCGGCCGCCCGCCGGGTGATCGACGCGGTACTCGGCAAACACGGGCTCACCGGTGAGTTCTCCGCGACCGTCTCCAGCGCCGAGGTCGCCAGGGGCAAGCCGAGTCCGGACGTCTACCTCGAAGCCGCGGCCAGGCTGGGCCGGTCCGGTGAGGAATGCCTTGGCGTCGAAGACTCCAGCAACGGCATCCGTGCCGCCGCCGCGGCCGGGCTCACCGTGATCGCGTTGCCGAACCCGGTGTACCCACCGAAGCCGGACGCGCTCCGGCTGGCCGCCGAAGTCGCGGAGAACAACGACGACGTGCGGCGCAAGCTGCTCGCGTACCTGTCCGGTGAACTCGCGGAAACGAGCGGACGATGA
- a CDS encoding DUF445 family protein — MDISAILEDIREHWHVYATMPFIAALIGYITKRVAIEMMFRPLEFVGIKPFLGWQGVIPANSRRMATTAVDLLTKNLVDPQEIFSRLDPEEVVKELEEPLLKAVEDVTREVMEQYQPRLWELLPTRAQRMLVDQVRAQAPKVVARLMREVSTNIDEVLDVNEMLINAMVRDKSLTCRLIKEVATPELRFIARSGIWFGFAIGLIQFVAWALTKQPLIMPIFGFVTGFVTDWLALKMIFYPREPRRFLFFSWQGMFQKRRQAVAKDYGALIADEVLTVRNVMEAVLTGPKSDKLFAMITREVQRTIDAQASIAKPLVALTVGGVQYQEMKKAAAEKAIAYLPETVKHVESYATDALDVRNTIVTKMQQLTPLEFEGILRPAFQQDEWKLIAVGAVIGGLVGELQVLLLLH; from the coding sequence TTGGACATCTCGGCGATCCTCGAAGACATCCGCGAACACTGGCACGTCTACGCCACGATGCCCTTCATCGCCGCGCTCATCGGGTACATCACGAAACGCGTCGCGATCGAGATGATGTTCCGGCCGTTGGAATTCGTCGGGATCAAGCCCTTCCTCGGCTGGCAGGGGGTCATCCCGGCCAACTCCCGCCGGATGGCGACCACCGCCGTCGACCTGCTGACCAAGAACCTCGTCGATCCGCAGGAGATCTTCTCCCGGCTCGATCCCGAGGAAGTGGTCAAGGAACTCGAGGAGCCGCTCCTCAAGGCCGTCGAGGACGTCACCCGCGAGGTGATGGAGCAGTACCAGCCCAGATTGTGGGAACTGCTGCCGACCCGGGCGCAGCGCATGCTGGTCGACCAGGTCCGGGCGCAGGCGCCGAAGGTCGTCGCGCGGCTGATGCGTGAGGTGTCGACGAACATCGACGAGGTCCTCGACGTCAACGAGATGCTGATCAACGCGATGGTCCGCGACAAATCGCTGACCTGCCGCCTGATCAAGGAGGTCGCGACCCCGGAGCTCCGCTTCATCGCCCGGTCCGGTATCTGGTTCGGTTTCGCCATCGGCCTGATCCAGTTCGTCGCGTGGGCGCTGACGAAGCAGCCGTTGATCATGCCGATCTTCGGTTTCGTCACGGGCTTCGTCACGGATTGGCTGGCCTTGAAGATGATCTTCTACCCGCGTGAGCCGCGCCGGTTCCTGTTCTTCAGCTGGCAGGGCATGTTCCAGAAACGCCGCCAGGCGGTCGCCAAGGACTACGGCGCGCTGATCGCGGACGAGGTGCTCACCGTGCGGAACGTGATGGAGGCCGTGCTCACCGGGCCCAAGTCGGACAAGCTGTTCGCGATGATCACTCGCGAGGTGCAGCGCACCATCGATGCGCAGGCGAGCATCGCGAAACCCTTGGTGGCGCTGACCGTCGGCGGGGTCCAATACCAGGAGATGAAGAAGGCCGCGGCGGAGAAGGCGATCGCGTATCTCCCCGAAACGGTGAAACACGTCGAGAGCTACGCCACTGACGCGCTCGACGTCCGCAACACCATCGTCACGAAGATGCAGCAATTGACCCCGCTCGAGTTCGAGGGGATCCTGCGGCCCGCCTTCCAGCAGGACGAATGGAAGCTGATCGCGGTCGGCGCGGTGATCGGCGGACTCGTGGGTGAACTTCAGGTCCTGCTACTCCTCCACTGA
- a CDS encoding dihydroxyacetone kinase family protein, which produces MTVLGAAETFKRDWLDGFVTAYGRSVRKVPDAYGVLRREDSAPKVAVVIGGGCGHYPAFAGLVGPGLADGAVVGDVFTSPSAEQVYRTARAAESGAGVLFGYGNYQGDVLHFGLAARRLAAEGVESRTILVTDDIASGPADAPEKRRGVAGDFLVFKIAGAAAERGDDLAAVHAVAEKANANTRTFGVAFGGCTLPGASAPLFTVGESEMELGLGIHGEPGVRTVGRLSARELADELVDGLLPELPAGDGRVVVLLNGLGRTKYEEMFVTYTRVHERLAAAGLGPLHTEVGEFVTSLDMAGVSLSILVLDDELAELYAAPCDTPGYRSTGAALAQVPLESTVDSLLAETVPGQGIVDRALTAALHDIEANEAELGRLDAVAADGDHGLGMTRGMRAAVAAARRDEDSLSTALLAAGTAFADAAGGASGALYGVLLAETGAGLRGLSGEEVTTETLASAVDGAVKAFVELGKAEPGEKTMLDAIEPFRLALREQAEAGADVPQAWQKAAQVAVSAAEATADLLPAKGRAARLAKRSEGHPDPGATSFALLVTAVGQALGKED; this is translated from the coding sequence ATGACCGTCCTCGGTGCCGCGGAGACGTTCAAACGCGACTGGCTCGACGGGTTCGTCACCGCCTACGGGCGTTCGGTGCGCAAGGTGCCCGATGCCTACGGCGTGCTGCGCCGGGAGGACTCCGCGCCCAAGGTCGCGGTGGTGATCGGCGGCGGCTGCGGGCACTACCCCGCGTTCGCCGGGCTGGTCGGCCCCGGCCTCGCCGACGGCGCCGTGGTGGGTGACGTGTTCACCAGCCCGAGCGCCGAGCAGGTCTACCGCACCGCGCGGGCCGCGGAGAGCGGTGCCGGCGTGCTCTTCGGTTACGGCAACTACCAGGGTGACGTGCTGCATTTCGGGCTCGCCGCGCGCAGGCTGGCCGCGGAGGGCGTCGAAAGCCGGACGATCCTGGTCACCGACGACATCGCCAGTGGCCCTGCCGACGCGCCGGAGAAGCGCCGCGGTGTCGCGGGCGACTTCCTGGTCTTCAAGATCGCGGGTGCCGCCGCCGAACGCGGTGACGATCTGGCCGCCGTGCACGCGGTGGCGGAGAAGGCGAACGCGAACACCCGCACCTTCGGCGTCGCGTTCGGCGGCTGCACCCTGCCCGGTGCTTCCGCCCCGCTGTTCACCGTCGGCGAGAGCGAGATGGAGCTCGGGCTCGGCATCCACGGCGAGCCCGGCGTGCGCACGGTCGGCAGGCTGAGCGCACGGGAGCTGGCCGACGAACTGGTCGACGGCCTCCTCCCGGAGCTGCCCGCCGGTGACGGCCGGGTGGTGGTCCTGCTGAACGGGCTGGGCCGCACCAAATACGAGGAGATGTTCGTCACCTACACCCGCGTGCACGAACGGCTCGCCGCGGCGGGGCTCGGCCCACTGCACACCGAGGTCGGCGAATTCGTCACGTCGCTCGACATGGCGGGTGTCTCGCTGTCGATCCTGGTGCTCGACGACGAACTCGCCGAGCTCTACGCGGCTCCTTGCGACACCCCGGGCTACCGGAGCACCGGTGCCGCGCTGGCACAGGTGCCGTTGGAGTCCACAGTGGACTCGCTGCTGGCCGAGACCGTGCCGGGCCAGGGCATCGTGGACCGCGCGTTGACGGCGGCCCTCCATGACATCGAGGCCAACGAAGCCGAACTCGGCAGGTTGGACGCGGTCGCGGCGGACGGCGACCACGGTCTGGGCATGACCAGGGGAATGCGGGCCGCGGTGGCCGCCGCGCGACGCGACGAAGACTCCCTGTCGACCGCGCTCCTGGCCGCCGGGACGGCGTTCGCCGACGCGGCGGGCGGTGCGTCCGGCGCGTTGTACGGAGTCCTGCTCGCCGAGACCGGCGCGGGACTGCGGGGTCTGTCGGGCGAAGAGGTCACCACGGAAACACTCGCGAGCGCGGTGGACGGCGCGGTAAAGGCGTTCGTCGAACTGGGCAAGGCCGAACCCGGCGAGAAGACCATGCTCGACGCCATCGAGCCGTTCAGGCTGGCGTTGCGCGAACAGGCCGAGGCGGGCGCCGACGTCCCGCAGGCCTGGCAGAAGGCGGCCCAGGTCGCCGTGAGCGCGGCCGAGGCCACGGCGGACCTGCTGCCCGCCAAGGGACGGGCGGCGCGGTTGGCGAAGCGGAGCGAAGGGCACCCCGATCCCGGGGCCACTTCGTTCGCACTGCTCGTCACCGCGGTCGGCCAGGCTCTGGGAAAGGAAGACTGA
- a CDS encoding histidine phosphatase family protein, protein MVARLLLARHGQTEWHAENRYAGSSDVALTEEGLRQADELAGFAAAVKPSAVFCSPQSRARRTAEPSAEALGLPLRVVDGLREVHFGLMEGRTRDELAASDPDAVARFLADPVTGAFPGSEPPEEAAARGAGALRGIAAEAPGQTVLVVAHNTLIRLTLCALLGIPLETYRTVFPRLDNAAVTEIAIDGTRTGLLRLNQPAHTRY, encoded by the coding sequence GTGGTCGCACGGTTGTTATTGGCACGGCACGGCCAGACCGAATGGCACGCCGAGAACCGATATGCGGGCAGCAGCGACGTCGCGCTGACCGAGGAAGGGCTGCGCCAGGCGGACGAACTCGCCGGCTTCGCCGCGGCGGTCAAGCCGTCGGCCGTCTTCTGCTCGCCCCAGAGCCGGGCTCGTCGCACGGCGGAGCCTTCGGCCGAGGCCCTGGGGCTGCCCCTGCGAGTGGTCGACGGGTTGCGCGAAGTCCACTTCGGACTGATGGAAGGACGCACCCGGGACGAGCTGGCGGCGTCGGATCCCGATGCGGTCGCACGATTTCTCGCCGATCCCGTGACCGGCGCCTTCCCCGGTTCGGAGCCTCCGGAGGAGGCGGCCGCCCGCGGAGCCGGGGCCTTGCGCGGGATCGCCGCCGAGGCGCCGGGCCAGACGGTGCTGGTCGTCGCGCACAACACGCTGATCAGGCTGACCCTGTGCGCACTGCTCGGCATTCCGCTCGAGACCTACCGCACGGTGTTCCCGCGGCTGGACAACGCGGCCGTCACCGAGATCGCGATCGACGGCACGCGCACCGGCCTACTGCGCCTCAACCAGCCGGCGCACACGCGATACTGA
- a CDS encoding FGGY-family carbohydrate kinase, with the protein MNQPVTIGIDVATAGVRALAVGGGTVLAAAAAPLPAPVRDGRGRSEQDARSWWPAVKTVLAKVTGELPGRGGEVAAVAVAATSGTIVGVGASGEPVTPALMYDDRRGAELNRKATELGADRWRRLGFGVSATAALGRIAWLAEHVPGVAAIRHTPDLIAAELTGGPVAADWSHALKSGYDPLALEWPGEVFAALGVPGSLLPTVVAPATVLGRVARPVAGLPAGCPVVAGMTDGCAGQLAAGAVTPGTFVGILGTTYVLKGVTEELVPDPTGAMYSHRHPDGWWLPGGASNTGGEAVAGQERLLELDAAAAALGPAKVVAYPLRRKGERFPFASADAEGFVSGEADEVELHRARLEGVAFLERLALDHLRRLGVTITDPLLAAGGGSKSPLWTRIRATVTGLGLRVSPQAETGYGAALLAAAGVLPGGLTEASAGLGRGVLVEPDERESAALAESYRRFCTELHTRGWIDDELFAVTLR; encoded by the coding sequence GTGAACCAGCCCGTCACGATCGGCATCGACGTCGCCACCGCGGGGGTCCGCGCCCTCGCGGTGGGCGGCGGCACCGTCCTCGCCGCGGCCGCCGCGCCGCTGCCCGCACCGGTCCGCGACGGCCGCGGGCGCAGCGAACAGGACGCGAGGTCCTGGTGGCCCGCGGTGAAGACGGTGCTGGCGAAGGTCACCGGCGAGCTGCCGGGCAGGGGCGGCGAGGTCGCCGCGGTGGCCGTCGCCGCGACGTCGGGGACGATCGTCGGGGTCGGCGCCTCGGGCGAGCCGGTCACGCCCGCGCTGATGTACGACGACAGGCGTGGCGCGGAACTCAACCGCAAGGCCACCGAGCTCGGCGCGGACCGCTGGCGGCGGCTCGGTTTCGGCGTGTCCGCCACGGCCGCGCTCGGCCGCATCGCCTGGCTGGCCGAGCACGTCCCCGGCGTCGCCGCGATCCGGCACACGCCGGACCTCATCGCCGCCGAACTGACCGGCGGGCCGGTGGCCGCCGACTGGTCGCACGCGCTGAAGAGCGGCTACGACCCGCTCGCCCTCGAATGGCCGGGCGAGGTCTTCGCTGCCTTAGGGGTACCGGGAAGCCTGCTCCCGACGGTGGTCGCGCCGGCCACCGTGCTGGGCAGGGTGGCCCGTCCGGTCGCCGGTCTCCCGGCAGGCTGCCCGGTCGTGGCCGGGATGACCGACGGCTGCGCGGGCCAGCTCGCGGCCGGTGCGGTCACCCCGGGGACCTTCGTCGGCATCCTGGGCACGACCTACGTCCTCAAGGGAGTCACCGAAGAACTGGTGCCGGATCCGACGGGGGCGATGTACAGCCACCGTCATCCGGACGGCTGGTGGCTCCCGGGCGGCGCGTCGAACACCGGCGGCGAGGCCGTCGCCGGGCAGGAGCGCCTGCTCGAACTCGACGCGGCGGCGGCCGCGCTGGGCCCGGCGAAGGTCGTCGCGTATCCGTTGCGGCGCAAGGGTGAACGGTTCCCGTTCGCCAGCGCGGACGCCGAGGGCTTCGTGTCCGGCGAGGCCGACGAGGTCGAGCTCCACCGGGCCAGGCTGGAAGGGGTCGCCTTCCTCGAACGGCTGGCGTTGGACCACCTCCGCCGCCTCGGCGTCACGATCACCGATCCGCTGCTGGCCGCGGGCGGCGGCAGCAAGAGTCCTTTGTGGACGCGGATCCGGGCGACCGTCACCGGTCTCGGCCTGCGGGTGTCACCCCAGGCCGAAACGGGGTACGGCGCCGCGCTGCTCGCCGCGGCAGGTGTCCTGCCCGGCGGGCTCACGGAGGCTTCCGCCGGGCTCGGCCGAGGCGTGCTGGTCGAACCCGACGAGCGCGAAAGCGCCGCGCTCGCCGAGTCGTACCGGCGGTTCTGCACCGAGCTGCACACCAGGGGCTGGATCGACGACGAGCTGTTCGCCGTCACCCTGCGGTGA
- a CDS encoding ribose-5-phosphate isomerase produces the protein MRIVVAADNAGVALKDQLRDLLLADDRVDAVTDLGVADGSDDKAYPLLGLAAAERIARGEADRGVLVCGTGIGMAISANKVPGVRATVAHDSYSAERSVKSNDCQVITFGARAIGPELAKKIVAEWVGYRFDPASASASKVAHITEYEQAH, from the coding sequence ATGCGGATCGTGGTGGCGGCGGACAACGCCGGGGTCGCCCTCAAGGACCAGCTGCGTGACCTGCTCCTCGCCGATGACCGGGTGGACGCGGTCACCGACCTCGGCGTGGCCGACGGCTCCGACGACAAGGCGTATCCACTGCTCGGCCTCGCGGCGGCGGAGAGGATCGCGCGGGGCGAGGCGGATCGCGGTGTGCTGGTCTGCGGGACCGGGATCGGCATGGCGATCTCGGCGAACAAGGTCCCGGGGGTGCGGGCCACGGTCGCGCACGACTCGTACTCGGCCGAGCGTTCGGTCAAGTCGAACGACTGTCAGGTGATCACCTTCGGCGCCCGGGCGATCGGTCCGGAGCTGGCGAAGAAGATCGTCGCCGAATGGGTCGGCTACCGCTTTGACCCGGCCTCGGCCAGCGCGAGCAAGGTCGCGCACATCACCGAATACGAGCAAGCGCACTGA
- a CDS encoding 2-hydroxyacid dehydrogenase, translated as MRILAAGDHFVGTGLLADAVRAEIGAGHELSELTLPWPVEPFGPVANVHEASGTEEQVIEALAGAEVAVTQMAPFTKQVFAAAPGLKLVSVCRGGPVNVDLAAATEAGVAVTYAPGRNAGAAAEFAVGMILAAMRRISTSSAELLGGTWRGDYYAYDQAGLELDGTTVGLVGYGAIGARVAKVLVAFGAKVLVSDPFADPAKIAADGAERVELDDLLRRSFVVSLHARLTEETRHLIDAAKLALLPKGAVLVNTARGGLLDYSPLPEALRSGRLGALALDVYDVEPPPADWALRDAPNVIATPHLAGASRQTAERAANIVAAEVGRYVRGEALANLANPEVLRP; from the coding sequence TTGCGGATACTCGCTGCGGGAGACCATTTCGTCGGCACCGGCCTGCTGGCCGACGCCGTCCGTGCCGAGATCGGCGCCGGGCACGAACTCTCGGAACTGACCCTGCCGTGGCCGGTGGAGCCGTTCGGCCCGGTCGCGAACGTGCACGAAGCGAGCGGCACCGAGGAGCAGGTGATCGAGGCGCTGGCGGGAGCCGAGGTCGCGGTGACCCAGATGGCACCCTTCACCAAGCAGGTGTTCGCCGCCGCGCCGGGGCTCAAGCTCGTGTCGGTGTGCCGGGGAGGACCGGTCAACGTGGACCTCGCGGCGGCCACCGAGGCGGGTGTCGCGGTGACGTACGCGCCCGGCCGCAACGCCGGCGCCGCCGCCGAATTCGCGGTGGGGATGATCCTCGCCGCGATGCGCCGGATCTCGACGTCCTCTGCCGAACTGCTGGGCGGCACATGGCGCGGTGACTACTACGCCTACGACCAGGCCGGTCTCGAACTCGACGGGACCACCGTCGGCCTGGTCGGCTACGGCGCGATCGGCGCGCGGGTGGCCAAAGTACTCGTGGCGTTCGGCGCGAAGGTGCTGGTCTCGGACCCGTTCGCCGACCCGGCCAAGATCGCGGCCGACGGCGCGGAGCGCGTCGAGCTGGACGATCTGCTGCGCCGCAGTTTCGTGGTGAGCCTGCACGCCCGGCTCACCGAGGAGACCCGGCACCTGATCGACGCCGCCAAACTCGCCCTGCTGCCGAAGGGGGCCGTACTGGTCAACACCGCGCGCGGCGGCCTGCTGGACTACTCCCCGCTGCCGGAAGCCCTGCGCTCGGGACGGCTCGGCGCGCTCGCGCTCGACGTGTACGACGTCGAGCCTCCGCCCGCGGACTGGGCCTTGAGGGACGCGCCGAACGTGATCGCGACCCCGCATCTCGCCGGAGCCAGCAGGCAGACGGCGGAGCGGGCGGCGAACATCGTCGCCGCCGAGGTCGGCCGGTACGTTCGCGGGGAAGCGCTCGCGAATCTGGCGAACCCCGAGGTCCTGCGGCCATGA
- a CDS encoding MFS transporter has protein sequence MNQMTPTLSRSGSGFARVLNRWGLPAPLFLGYAGLLLFMIGDGVESGFIAPFMADNGAGTEIKASYVITVYGVAVMLASWLSGALSDLWGPRRVMMIGLAIWLVFDVLFLAVAVSGESYPLMLVFYGLRGFGYPMFAFGFLVWITAVAPVARLGAAVGWFYFAFTGGLPTLGALVASFTNPVLGQYGTLWLSVALLALGGLLAIFGVRQRTGYTRLAPPDVKPVQSLVSSVSIAWKKPRVGVGMLVRVINTAPEFGMLVFFPTIFIEDIGFGESRWLLLVSVIYGTNIFFNLIFGVLSDRIGWRTTIFWFGAIGCAISILLLYFVPIAMGAEYYWLALLVGALYGATLAGFVPISALLPSLAPENKGGAMALLNLGAGAAAFVGPAIVSLFLGPLGAAGVVIVFAALYLVAAVMVRYLKLPDETAKAIEEDKSLQEVGEKVVTT, from the coding sequence ATGAACCAGATGACACCGACGTTATCGCGATCCGGGAGCGGGTTCGCCCGCGTACTGAACCGTTGGGGCCTGCCCGCCCCGCTGTTCCTCGGCTACGCCGGGCTGCTGCTGTTCATGATCGGCGACGGGGTCGAGTCGGGCTTCATCGCGCCGTTCATGGCGGACAACGGCGCGGGCACCGAGATCAAGGCCTCGTACGTGATCACCGTGTACGGCGTCGCCGTGATGCTGGCGTCGTGGTTGTCGGGCGCGCTGTCGGACCTGTGGGGGCCGCGGCGCGTGATGATGATCGGCCTGGCCATCTGGCTGGTGTTCGACGTGCTGTTCCTCGCGGTCGCGGTCTCCGGTGAGAGCTACCCGTTGATGCTGGTGTTCTACGGTCTCCGCGGCTTCGGCTATCCGATGTTCGCGTTCGGTTTCCTGGTCTGGATCACCGCGGTGGCGCCGGTCGCCAGGCTCGGCGCGGCCGTCGGCTGGTTCTACTTCGCGTTCACCGGCGGGTTGCCGACACTGGGCGCGCTGGTCGCGAGCTTCACGAACCCGGTGCTGGGCCAGTACGGCACGCTCTGGTTGTCGGTGGCGCTGCTGGCGCTCGGCGGACTGCTGGCGATCTTCGGGGTCCGGCAGCGGACGGGGTACACGCGGCTCGCGCCGCCGGACGTGAAACCGGTGCAGAGCCTGGTGTCCAGCGTGTCGATCGCCTGGAAGAAGCCCCGCGTCGGAGTCGGGATGCTCGTCCGCGTCATCAACACCGCGCCCGAGTTCGGGATGCTGGTGTTCTTCCCGACGATCTTCATCGAGGACATCGGGTTCGGGGAGAGCCGCTGGCTCCTCCTGGTCTCGGTCATCTACGGGACGAACATCTTCTTCAACCTGATCTTCGGCGTGCTGAGCGACCGGATCGGCTGGCGCACCACGATCTTCTGGTTCGGCGCGATCGGCTGCGCGATCTCGATCCTGTTGCTGTACTTCGTCCCGATCGCCATGGGCGCCGAGTACTACTGGCTCGCGCTGCTCGTCGGCGCGCTGTACGGCGCCACGCTCGCCGGGTTCGTGCCGATCTCGGCGCTGCTCCCGTCCCTCGCCCCGGAGAACAAGGGCGGCGCGATGGCGCTGCTGAACCTCGGCGCGGGCGCGGCGGCGTTCGTCGGGCCGGCGATCGTCAGCCTGTTCCTCGGCCCGCTGGGCGCGGCCGGAGTGGTGATCGTCTTCGCCGCGCTGTACCTGGTCGCGGCGGTCATGGTGCGCTACCTGAAATTGCCCGATGAGACGGCGAAGGCGATCGAAGAGGACAAGAGTCTGCAAGAAGTCGGAGAGAAGGTCGTCACCACGTGA
- a CDS encoding DUF445 domain-containing protein, whose amino-acid sequence MNAVIADLGEHWPVYVTMPFIAALIGYVTKRVAIEMMFKPVEFVGVKPFLGWQGVLPANAERMAATATEMLTTNLVDPKEIFARLDPAQVAKEIEQPLLRIVEDVTREVMEQYQPRLWEVLPNTAQQLLLKRVQTEAPRAITKIMGEIAENIEDVLDLKHMVVTNLVRDKALLNRLIRDISRPEMRFIARSGIVFGFSLGCVQLLVWALTKSPIVLPLFGIGIGWFTDWIALKMIFLPREPKRFFGVYTWQGIFQKRKDQVSADYGDMIAREIITIPNLLEAVLSGPKSDKLFTMITREVQRTIDAQASVVKPFVALAVGSRRFQEMKQTAAAKAAARIPETIRHAESYAVNALDVRNTIVDRMRRLNPLEFEQLLRPAFRQDEWKLIAVGAVIGGLVGELQVLLLLH is encoded by the coding sequence GTGAACGCCGTCATCGCCGACCTCGGCGAGCACTGGCCGGTGTACGTCACCATGCCGTTCATCGCCGCGCTGATCGGCTACGTCACCAAACGCGTCGCCATCGAGATGATGTTCAAACCGGTGGAATTCGTCGGCGTGAAGCCGTTCCTCGGCTGGCAGGGGGTACTGCCCGCCAACGCCGAGCGGATGGCCGCGACCGCCACCGAAATGCTGACGACCAACCTCGTCGACCCGAAGGAGATCTTCGCCAGGCTCGACCCGGCCCAGGTGGCGAAGGAGATCGAGCAGCCGCTGCTGCGGATCGTCGAGGACGTCACGCGCGAGGTCATGGAGCAGTACCAGCCCAGACTCTGGGAAGTGCTCCCGAACACCGCACAGCAGCTGCTGCTCAAACGAGTGCAGACCGAGGCGCCGCGCGCGATCACGAAGATCATGGGCGAGATCGCGGAGAACATCGAGGACGTGCTCGACCTCAAGCACATGGTCGTGACGAACCTGGTGCGCGACAAGGCCTTGCTGAACCGGCTGATCCGCGACATCTCGCGGCCGGAGATGCGGTTCATCGCCCGGTCGGGGATCGTGTTCGGGTTCTCGCTCGGCTGCGTGCAGCTGCTGGTGTGGGCGCTGACGAAGTCGCCGATCGTGCTGCCGCTGTTCGGGATCGGCATCGGCTGGTTCACCGACTGGATCGCCCTGAAGATGATCTTCCTGCCGCGGGAGCCCAAGCGGTTCTTCGGCGTCTACACCTGGCAAGGCATCTTTCAGAAACGCAAGGACCAGGTCTCCGCCGACTACGGCGACATGATCGCGCGCGAGATCATCACCATCCCCAACCTGCTCGAAGCCGTGTTGAGCGGGCCGAAGTCGGACAAACTGTTCACGATGATCACCCGCGAGGTGCAGCGGACGATCGACGCGCAGGCGAGCGTCGTCAAGCCGTTCGTGGCGCTGGCCGTCGGGAGCAGGCGGTTCCAGGAGATGAAGCAGACGGCCGCGGCGAAGGCGGCGGCACGGATCCCGGAGACGATCCGCCACGCCGAGAGCTACGCGGTCAACGCGCTCGACGTCCGGAACACCATTGTGGACAGAATGCGGCGGCTCAACCCGCTCGAATTCGAGCAGCTGCTGCGCCCGGCGTTCCGGCAGGACGAGTGGAAACTGATCGCCGTCGGCGCGGTGATCGGGGGCCTCGTCGGTGAACTTCAGGTGCTCCTACTGCTCCATTGA